The following are encoded together in the Asticcacaulis sp. genome:
- the folB gene encoding dihydroneopterin aldolase: MNLISRRVFVKGLRVEAAIGIYDHEHGRTQPLIIDAVFDLDLHAIHGLKDTLNYELVGQIAREFIDRGHIKLVETLAEDMARTLVALPHVRRVEVSVIKPEALADADQAGVCVVFEP; encoded by the coding sequence ATGAACTTGATTTCGCGTCGCGTCTTCGTCAAGGGCCTGAGGGTTGAGGCCGCCATCGGCATCTATGACCATGAACATGGCCGCACTCAGCCGTTGATTATCGACGCCGTTTTCGATCTCGACCTGCACGCCATCCATGGCTTGAAGGATACGCTCAACTACGAACTGGTCGGCCAGATTGCCCGTGAGTTCATCGATCGCGGTCATATCAAGCTGGTCGAAACCCTGGCCGAGGACATGGCGCGCACGCTGGTGGCCCTGCCGCATGTCCGTCGTGTCGAGGTCTCGGTGATCAAGCCGGAAGCCCTGGCCGATGCCGACCAGGCGGGCGTCTGTGTGGTGTTTGAGCCTTAA
- a CDS encoding 6-carboxytetrahydropterin synthase: MQLQFKRRFSMAHRLRFDANSKCLTPHGHNEFVVVSLQAKDAGAMRWGNANYAASFADLKRHWHRFVDDSLDHAFQLGHDDPMIGYFRQHEPDLLPRLLVIEGDPTTEAVASALYMKLNAILAAHLPEFECVRFEIEETPTNSVVLGPDDIAACPIRLGEWCHRADMSLNDLLAPDAWDALS, from the coding sequence GTGCAGCTTCAGTTCAAACGCCGCTTTTCCATGGCCCACCGCCTGCGCTTCGATGCCAATTCGAAGTGCCTGACACCGCATGGCCATAATGAATTCGTCGTGGTCAGCCTCCAGGCGAAGGACGCCGGCGCCATGCGCTGGGGCAATGCCAACTATGCCGCCAGCTTCGCCGACCTGAAACGCCACTGGCACCGCTTTGTCGATGACAGTCTCGATCATGCCTTCCAGCTTGGCCATGACGATCCGATGATTGGCTATTTCCGCCAGCATGAACCGGACCTGCTGCCGCGCCTGCTGGTGATCGAGGGCGATCCCACCACCGAGGCCGTCGCTAGCGCACTCTACATGAAGCTGAACGCCATCCTGGCCGCGCACCTGCCGGAATTCGAGTGTGTGCGCTTCGAGATCGAGGAAACCCCGACCAACAGCGTGGTGCTTGGGCCCGACGATATCGCCGCCTGCCCGATCCGGCTGGGCGAATGGTGCCACCGCGCCGATATGAGCCTGAATGATCTGCTGGCCCCCGATGCGTGGGATGCCTTATCATGA
- a CDS encoding class I SAM-dependent methyltransferase, with product MRQPDPQKLDALVGRMVGELGASVTGATVLLGDQLGLYKAMADGVPVTPESLARKTGYKERYLREWLSAQAAAEYIDYNDEDGTFSLSPEQAMAFAEEDSPAFFGGAFEIMQSIWLDEPKIAEAFRTGAGVGWHDHSQCLFRGTERFFRPGYNAHLIEEWIPAIDGLKDKLEHGARVADVGCGHGASTILMAKAFPTAKLTGFDYHGPSIERAMGRREGSRGR from the coding sequence ATGCGTCAACCCGATCCCCAAAAACTCGATGCACTGGTCGGCCGGATGGTCGGCGAGCTGGGCGCCTCCGTCACCGGCGCCACTGTCCTGCTGGGCGACCAGCTCGGCCTCTACAAGGCCATGGCCGACGGCGTGCCCGTCACGCCCGAAAGCCTGGCGCGCAAGACCGGCTACAAGGAGCGCTACCTGCGCGAATGGCTCTCCGCCCAGGCCGCGGCCGAATATATCGATTATAATGACGAAGACGGCACTTTCAGCCTGTCGCCGGAACAGGCCATGGCCTTTGCCGAGGAGGACAGCCCGGCCTTTTTCGGCGGCGCTTTTGAGATCATGCAGTCCATCTGGCTCGATGAACCGAAGATCGCCGAAGCCTTCCGCACCGGGGCCGGGGTCGGCTGGCACGACCACAGCCAGTGCCTCTTCCGCGGCACCGAGCGCTTCTTCCGGCCCGGCTATAATGCGCACCTGATCGAGGAATGGATTCCGGCGATCGACGGCCTGAAAGACAAGCTCGAACACGGCGCGAGGGTGGCCGATGTCGGCTGCGGCCACGGCGCCTCCACCATACTGATGGCCAAGGCGTTCCCGACCGCGAAACTGACCGGCTTCGATTATCACGGCCCCTCCATCGAACGCGCCATGGGCCGCCGCGAAGGAAGCCGGGGTCGATGA